One window from the genome of Nicotiana tomentosiformis chromosome 5, ASM39032v3, whole genome shotgun sequence encodes:
- the LOC104088757 gene encoding uncharacterized protein: MGGDKTEKVIMVLKIDFQCSCYYKKVEKVLCKFPQIRDEVYDEKANTVTITVVCCDPERFRDKLCSKGCGVIKSIEIKDPPKPKDPEKPTVVIIIKTEVKTEPTMVQQYPPRGYCCGQCSEGHIGGPCYEWYGRPVPCYDNYGPGPYVYGRCDH, encoded by the exons ATGGGTGGTGACAAAACTGAAAAG GTGATAATGGTACTCAAGATTGATTTTCAGTGCTCCTGCTACTATAAGAAGGTCGAAAAAGTTCTCTGTAAATTCCCTC AAATTAGAGACGAGGTATATGATGAGAAGGCTAATACAGTGACAATCACTGTGGTATGCTGCGATCCTGAGAGATTTCGTGACAAATTGTGTAGTAAAGGATGTGGAGTAATTAAGAGCATTGAAATCAAAGACCCTCCAAAGCCCAAAGATCCTGAAAAGCCTACGGTTGTCATCATTATAAAAACAGAGGTAAAAACAGAGCCAACAATGGTTCAACAATACCCTCCACGAGGATATTGTTGTGGACAATGCTCCGAGGGTCATATCGGGGGCCCATGTTATGAATGGTACGGAAGACCGGTCCCATGTTACGATAACTATGGGCCTGGGCCGTATGTCTATGGAAGATGTGACCATTAA